One part of the Eucalyptus grandis isolate ANBG69807.140 chromosome 10, ASM1654582v1, whole genome shotgun sequence genome encodes these proteins:
- the LOC104422286 gene encoding mediator of RNA polymerase II transcription subunit 13 isoform X1, with the protein MWTNVFKLVGLHQISWFQFLPLESDLNPLPDRSVKSETKDSATFLVLSSHLQLQKKNFLSTWTNSFVGPWDPSQGLHNPDEKIKLWLFLPGRHLSVVETAQAAVSGLRVVASGLWLAPGDSEEVAAALSQALRNCIERALSGLSYMRYGDVFSKYNPFQSEGIFRRGQPTVEFVFAATEEAIFIHAIVSAKHIRALSSDDLERALRHASRNSSHRHPVIVSPNGMRGRLIGGCPSDLVKEVYLGSGKSKASSGLIGLPSHVSQGFVCQLRGQACYAEVTVGCPITETDKALAQRSNTLRSECLSAGRCDQKVSQDHSSTYEKTFIYPNEAVLVPVLNASLTRSSLRRFWLQNWLGPSLMGSSYFMHCGPQMDTLEDSNGLCTQKSYYSSSNSNSSSLSSLSSSSSESDYNMTSAAGDLEADADSLISSAELQNDRLKMGTKRPRSIMTDMYGQVDAAVPMQEAYKSDFGSSEVNTSAITGVANEQIGSHWDWDDDERGVDMDIQALLSEFGDFGDFFETEALPFGEPPGTAESQTLMFSGSDLVVGSSPVGMMDVSESMLLPVGFPSLEGFNPPAVSEEFLSKNQEITLPSGPIVDTPASNIGEFDHIIKAEALMTFAQEYGAVEAPTSDFSSSIFKNPYLPKSCNVESANSSTNNYKYGATPPSSPCLDGSDEKNGVALTSKTYQGNDARLKNYYTHVEAGKVKDGTLSKCNDSSAISMEAAPSSVSFSNVGPANVVKPGQKKVIEGAMDHLVLSMKTVLATEVECLAFQASMCKIRHTLLSSTVQAPVTSSRLSGSAILNHLPGDQSTMTDNISSMFDVKKKETIPVRIAGDVDGGLLDGNLNASVRVWRTVGVPKVPKASSSPGIEVCPSPLNSFSEEGGLSYGQRQPLQELLDGMQFLVQQATSFVDVTLDADCGDGPYGWLALEEQWRRGFSCGPSMVHAGCGGTLASCHALDVAGVELVDPLSADVQVASVISLLQSDIKSALKAAFGNLDGPLSVTEWCKGRNQLGDVGNMADGFSAESTVGECRDPSNTPTFSGGEASSPSQSTAVGSSNIRGNGKLDKTEVAIRLVTSGLDGSKLDESFQRRLSQDNSSESGQQFSSRLRPTLYVLPLPAILVGYQDDWLKTSAGSLQVWEKAPLEPYALAKPVSYYVLCPNIDPLTSAATDFFQQLGTVYETCKLGTHLPQTMGNQMETDSGKASTSGFVLLDCPQSMKMVGSNASLVGSMSDFFLSLSNGWDLTSYLKSLSKALKGLKYVPCSTTNPKEGNSSSCLVIYVVCPFPEPNAVLKTVIESSVAMGSVILPAERRGTLSNQVGKAMSCSAAVDEASTTNILVLSGFSISKIVLHIVTVDAIFRVTSPTLSELTILKETAFTVYNKARRISRGSCDVQSSSLSGRSQLAMTQMTSSMSPMWKECVGPRISGPSLTREGEMDASLRTAAWDNSWQTRTAGLSSDTSRAGDFLSQEEARCMFEPLFILAEPGSLEHGVSPTFSASLVNELSKGQSDDGGGGFMQSASSVRSADSASSSPVDGSESDSYGSGHKKLPTIHCCYGWTEDWRWLVCIWTDARGELLDSHIFPFGGISSRQDTKGLQCLFAQVLHQGCQILQICSDNAAVKPRDFVITRIGSFYELEYLEWQKAIYSVGGAEMKSWTLQLRRSLSEGMSVGANGASLQQQEMNLIQERPLPSSPSPLYSPHSKTSGYMKGGLGPSTARKQVMGGHAGVESPRGLLQWVQTISFVTVSVDHSLNLVYPVDVPSPGGAQSGSTMGPSGYLEGFTPVKSLGSTSASFLLIPSPSMRFLPPTPLQLPTCLTAESPPLAHLLHSKGAALPLSTAFVASKAVPTMRKDFRGNLKEDWPSVLSVGLIDYYGGTNVNQDKVSRGITKQGGRTLSSEAKDLEVEMHIVLESIAAELQALSWMTVSPAYIDRRTALPFHCDMVLRLRRLLHFAEKELSRQPEKL; encoded by the exons GTTGGTCTCCATCAAATATCCTGGTTCCAGTTTCTGCCTCTTGAATCAGATTTAAACCCTTTACCGGACAGAAG TGTCAAGTCAGAGACAAAGGATTCTGCTACTTTCTTGGTTCTTTCATCTCATCTTCAGTTGCAGAAGAAAAACTTTCTTAGCACATGGACTAATTCATTTGTGGGACCCTGGGACCCATCTCAGGGTTTGCACAATCCAG ATGAAAAAATCAAGCTCTGGCTTTTCCTTCCTGGGCGCCACTTATCTGTTGTTGAGACTGCACAAGCAGCGGTATCTGGACTAAGAG TTGTTGCATCTGGACTATGGTTGGCTCCTGGGGACTCGGAAGAGGTTGCAGCAGCTCTGTCTCAAGCTTTACGGAATTGTATAGAGAG GGCACTAAGTGGACTTTCTTACATGAGATATGGAGATGTATTTTCAAAGTACAATCCATTTCAGAGTGAAGGAATTTTCAG GAGAGGTCAACCAACTGTAGAATTTGTCTTTGCCGCCACAGAAGAGGCGATATTTATACATGCAATAGTTTCAGCAAA GCATATACGTGCCCTTTCAAGCGATGACTTAGAGAGAGCATTAAGGCATGCTTCTCGCAATTCTAGCCATAGACATCCAG TGATTGTATCTCCTAATGGCATGCGCGGAAGGCTAATTGGTGGATGTCCAAGTGATCTTGTCAAGGAAGTATACCTCGG CTCTGGCAAGTCGAAGGCCTCAAGTGGGTTAATAGGTTTGCCGTCTCATGTTTCTCAAGGTTTTGTCTGCCAACTGAGGGGACAAGCTTGTTATGCTGAAGTAACTGTTGGCTGCCCAATTACTGAAACTGACAAGGCATTAGCTCAACGCTCAAATACTCTTAGAAGTGAATGCCTTTCTGCAGGAAGATGCGATCAAAAGGTCTCTCAGGATCATTCATCAACTTACGAGAAGACATTTATATACCCAAATGAGGCAGTGCTTGTCCCAGTCCTGAACGCATCTCTTACCAGATCTTCATTGAGAAG ATTTTGGCTGCAGAATTGGTTAGGGCCATCACTGATGGGTTCATCTTACTTTATGCATTG TGGACCACAAATGGACACTCTCGAGGATAGCAATGGATTATGCACTCAGAAAAGTTATTATAGTAGTAGCAATAGTAATTCTAGTAGCTTAAGCAGCCTAAGCAGTAGCTCAAGTGAAAGCGACTACAATATGACTTCTGCAGCAGGGGATCTTGAAGCTGATGCAGACTCGTTGATATCTTCTGCTGAATTGCAGAATGACCGCCTGAAAATG GGCACAAAGCGTCCTCGATCAATAATGACAGATATGTATGGTCAAGTGGACGCTGCCGTTCCTATGCAGGAAGCATACAAATCCGATTTTGGATCTTCAGAAGTTAACACTTCAGCAATTACTGGAGTTGCAAATGAGCAGATAGGATCTCACTGGGATTGGGACGACGATGAGAGAGGTGTGGACATGGATATTCAAGCTCTATTATCTGAGTTTGGTGACTTTGGGGACTTCTTCGAAACTGAAGCTTTGCCTTTTGGAGAG CCCCCGGGAACTGCAGAGTCGCAGACTCTTATGTTTTCTGGTTCAGATTTGGTAGTTGGCAGCAGTCCTGTTGGCATGATGGATGTTTCCGAAAGTATGCTTTTGCCTGTTGGTTTTCCATCTTTAGAGGGCTTTAACCCTCCAGCGGTGTCAGAAGAATTTCTCAGCAAAAATCAAGAGATTACCCTGCCATCTGGGCCAATTGTTGACACTCCAGCATCTAATATTGGCGAGTTTGATCATATTATCAAAGCTGAAGCCTTGATGACATTTGCCCAGGAATATGGAGCAGTTGAGGCACCTACTAGTGACTTCTCTtcgtcaattttcaaaaacccatatttgccaaaatcttgtaatGTGGAGAGTGCAAATTCTAGCACTAATAATTATAAGTATGGTGCTACACCTCCATCTTCTCCTTGTCTGGATGGATCAGATGAGAAGAATGGTGTGGCTTTGACCTCAAAAACGTATCAGGGGAATGATGCTCGGTTAAAGAATTATTACACTCATGTGGAGGCTGGTAAAGTAAAAGATGGGACATTGTCTAAATGTAACGATAGTAGTGCTATTTCTATGGAGGCTGCTCCATCTTCAGTCTCATTCTCTAATGTAGGTCCTGCAAATGTTGTAAAGCCTGGCCAGAAGAAAGTGATTGAAGGTGCCATGGACCATTTAGTTCTTTCTATGAAGACTGTGCTTGCAACAGAAGTGGAGTGCCTTGCATTCCAAGCATCCATGTGCAAGATACGTCATACATTATTATCTTCCACTGTCCAGGCCCCAGTTACTTCAAGCAGGTTAAGTGGGAGTGCTATTTTAAATCATCTGCCTGGTGATCAAAGCACAATGACAGATAACATATCTAGCATGTTcgatgtgaaaaagaaagaaactataCCTGTCAGAATAGCTGGTGATGTTGATGGAGGACTATTAGATGGAAACCTTAATGCTTCTGTACGTGTTTGGCGCACTGTTGGAGTACCTAAAGTTCCAAAAGCCAGTAGTTCACCCGGTATTGAAGTATGTCCATCCCCACTTAACTCATTTAGTGAGGAAGGTGGGCTCTCTTATGGGCAAAGGCAACCACTTCAGGAGCTTCTAGATGGAATGCAATTTCTTGTCCAGCAAGCTACTTCCTTTGTTGATGTGACTTTGGATGCAGACTGCGGTGATGGGCCTTATGGTTGGCTTGCATTGGAAGAGCAATGGCGGCGTGGGTTTTCTTGTGGCCCTTCTATGGTTCATGCAGGTTGTGGAGGGACTTTAGCCTCCTGTCATGCCCTGGACGTTGCTGGTGTGGAGTTAGTAGATCCACTTTCTGCAGAC GTCCAGGTGGCATCTGTGATTAGCTTGCTACAGTCAGATATAAAATCAGCCTTAAAAGCTGCATTTGGTAATTTGGATGGTCCTTTATCCGTCACTGAGTGGTGCAAGGGACGCAACCAGCTAGGTGACGTTGGAAACATGGCAGATGGATTTTCGGCAGAGTCCACTGTAGGTGAGTGTAGAGATCCTTCAAATACTCCAACATTTTCAGGTGGAGAAGCATCAAGCCCATCCCAATCCACTGCAGTTGGTTCATCCAATATAAGAGGTAATGGAAAGCTAGACAAGACAGAAGTTGCAATTCGATTAG TTACTAGTGGCCTGGATGGATCTAAACTGGATGAATCGTTCCAAAGGAGATTAAGCCAAGATAACAGTTCAGAGTCTGGACAGCAGTTCTCCTCCCGGCTAAGGCCCACACTTTATGTCCTTCCTTTACCTGCGATACTTGTTGG GTATCAGGACGATTGGCTTAAAACATCGGCTGGCTCTCTACAAGTATGGGAGAAGGCTCCTCTTGAACCTTATGCACTCGCAAAACCT GTCAGTTACTATGTTCTATGCCCAAACATTGATCCCTTAACTTCTGCTGCTACTGATTTTTTCCAACAACTTGGTACTG TTTATGAGACTTGCAAACTGGGGACTCATCTACCCCAGACTATGGGAAACCAAATGGAGACTGATTCTGGAAAAGCATCAACTTCTGGTTTTGTCCTTCTGGATTGCCCTCAGTCAATGAAAATGGTCGGCAGTAATGCATCTCTTGTGGGATCAATGAGCGATTTCTTTCTGTCCCTATCCAATGGCTGGGACTTGACAAGCTATCTCAAGTCTCTGTCAAAGGCTCTCAAAGGATTGAAATATGTTCCATGTTCAACTACAAACCCTAAAGAAGGAAATAGCAGTTCTTGTTTG GTGATCTATGTAGTTTGCCCCTTCCCTGAGCCAAATGCTGTTCTAAAAACAGTGATTGAGTCTTCTGTCGCAATGGGATCAGTCATTCTCCCAGCAGAGAGACGAGGGACATTGAGCAATCAGGTTGGAAAGGCAATGAGCTGCTCGGCAGCTGTCGATGAAGCATCAACAACAAATATCTTGGTGCTTTCAGGATTTAGTATTTCAAAAATAGTGCTGCACATTGTGACAGTTGATGCCATATTTAGGGTAACCAGTCCAACTCTCAGTGAGCTTACCATCCTTAAGGAGACTGCTTTTACTGTCTATAACAAAGCTCGACGGATTTCACGAGGATCTTGTGATGTTCAGTCCTCATCACTTTCAGGTAGATCCCAGTTGGCCATGACCCAAATGACCTCTTCCATGTCTCCTATGTGGAAAGAGTGTGTTGGTCCTCGAATTTCAGGGCCATCCCTTACCAGAGAGGGTGAAATGGATGCCAGCTTGAGGACTGCTGCGTGGGATAATTCATGGCAAACGAGGACTGCGGGACTAAGTAGCGATACTAGTAGAGCTGGGGATTTTCTCTCGCAAGAGGAAGCACGTTGTATGTTTGAACCTCTTTTTATATTGGCCGAACCTGGTTCTCTAGAACATGGTGTTTCACCTACGTTTTCTGCTAGTTTAGTTAACGAATTGTCAAAAGGACAATCAGATGATGGTGGTGGAGGCTTCATGCAAAGTGCGAGCTCAGTGCGAAGTGCAGATTCTGCATCTAGCTCACCAGTCGACGGATCTGAGTCAGACAGCTATGGGTCTGGCCATAAAAAGTTACCAACCATACATTGTTGCTATGGATGGACAGAGGATTGGCGTTGGTTGGTATGCATATGGACAGATGCTCGGGGGGAATTACTTGACAGCCATATATTTCCCTTTGGTGGAATTAGTAGTCGGCAGGACACAAAGGGGTTGCAGTGTCTATTTGCACAAGTTCTACACCAGGGCTGTCAAATTCTTCAGATCTGTTCAGATAATGCTGCTGTCAAGCCCAGAGATTTTGTGATTACCCGCATTGGAAGTTTCTATGAACTTGAATACCTAG AGTGGCAAAAAGCCATTTATTCAGTTGGAGGAGCTGAGATGAAGAGTTGGACACTGCAACTACGGCGATCATTGAGTGAGGGGATGTCCGTGGGAGCCAACGGGGCTTCCTTGCAACAACAGgagatgaatttgattcaaGAGAGACCCCTGCCTTCCTCACCCAGTCCATTGTACAGTCCTCACTCCAAAACCTCAGGCTATATGAAGGGTGGTTTAGGACCTTCAACTGCTAGAAAGCAGGTCATGGGTGGACATGCAGGGGTTGAAAGCCCAAGGGGTCTGCTTCAGTGGGTTCAGACCATCAGCTTTGTTACTGTTTCTGTCGATCATTCCTTGAATTTGGTTTATCCTGTGGATGTTCCATCTCCCG GAGGAGCTCAAAGTGGGAGCACTATGGGTCCATCCGGTTATCTGGAAGGTTTCACACCTGTGAAGTCTCTTGGTTCTACATCCGCATCTTTTCTGCTAATCCCATCACCCAGCATGCGCTTCCTCCCTCCGACACCTCTTCAGCTTCCTACATGTCTCACTGCTGAGTCCCCGCCACTGGCCCACCTCCTTCACAGCAAGGGCGCAGCGCTCCCTCTTTCTACTGCTTTTGTGGCCTCAAAAGCTGTTCCTACCATGAGGAAGGATTTCAGGGGCAACCTAAAGGAAGATTGGCCTAGCGTTCTGTCAGTTGGGCTCATTGATTATTATGGAGGCACTAATGTTAACCAAGACAAAGTCAGCCGAGGCATCACGAAGCAGGGAGGAAGAACTTTGAGCTCAGAAGCCAAGGATCTTGAGGTCGAGATGCATATAGTTCTCGAGTCTATTGCAGCAGAGCTTCAGGCCCTGTCATGGATGACGGTGAGTCCTGCATATATAGATCGAAGGACCGCATTGCCTTTTCACTGTGACATGGTGTTAAGATTGAGAAGGCTTCTTCATTTTGCGGAGAAGGAGCTATCTCGGCAACCAGAAAAATTATAG